From the Chitinophaga lutea genome, the window ACCAACGACTTGCTCGGCAACATGCCTGTTAACGGCTTCAGCGGTTACGCCACCATCATTGGTAATTTCGGGAGCATGCTCAACCGTGGCGCAGAAATCGCGCTCACTTCGAGGAATGTTACCAGCGGTGATTTCAGCTGGAGCAGCATGGTAAATATCGCTTACAACAAAAATACCGTTACGCAGCTGAATGATCCCACGGCCCTGACTACCGCGGCGCAGAAAGTAACCGCCCAGTACGTTACGGGTTTCCCGGCATTTTCGATTTTCGCCTACCGGTACCGGGGAGTAGACAACCTGGGCGATCCGCTGATCGAGCTCGGCGATAAAACAGTGACCAAGCAGCGGAATGCCGCCGGGCTGGACGATATCGTGTTCATGGGCACCTATCAGCCGGTGTGGAGCGGCGGTGTAACCAATACTTTTCATTACCGGAACTTCACGCTAACGGCCAATGCCGTGCTTAACCTCGGGCACGTGATGCGGCGCGACGTGCGGCACAGCTATTTCTTCACCACGCCCTACAGCGGCATGGTGCGCCACGGCAACGTTGTTTCCACCAACTTCAACACCGGCTTCACCGGCGGGCAGTTCCATCCCATCTTTCTTGAAAGGTGGAAGCAGCCGGGCGACGAAGCCCATACCGATGTGCCTTCGTACGTGCCCAACGCTGCGGTCAACAACAGCAGGAGGGACGTCAACTATTTCCTGTATGCGGACCGTAATGTGCTGAGTGCTTCCTACATCAAGATGCGCGACATCACCCTTTCGTATGCCCTTCCCCGAAGCATCCTCAGCAGGATAGCCGCAGAGCGGATCGTGGTGCGCGCGCAGGTGTCCAATATCATGTTATGGAAGGCGAACAGATACGACATCGATCCCGAGTTTCATGAAGCATCCATCGGGCAGCGGGTACCGGCCGTATTCGCTTCGGTAGACCCCTCGATCACCGTGCAGGGTTATCGTTTCGGACAGGGTACGTTTACCGTAGGCCTTCATGTGAATTTTTAACTTAGAAAACCGTGCATGCATGCAACGCAATACAACATACTTCCGCCTGATCAAATACGCCCTGCTGCCCGCCATGCTGCTGGCGTCGTGCAGCAAGGGCTTCCTGGAGCTGACGCCCAAGGGCAGGCTCATCGCAAAAACAACGGCGGAATATCAGACCCTGCTGGCCAATTTCGACCTGGAGGTACTCAACACAGCGGATCCCATGGCCCAGATGGGCATGGGCGACGAACTGGCTGCCGCCAGCCAGTATTTCAATGTATCCGAGCTCCGTACACAAAGAGTGTTCGGGTGGGAAAACGATCTGTATGACCCTGCGGAAGATGCGGGGGAAATAACGGCGCCCATGTCGAACATCTATCTATACACCAAAGTGGTGAACGAAGTGATGCAGTCTGAAGGAGGCACCGAGGAAGCAAAAAAATCCGTACAGGCGCAGGCCAAAACAGGCCGGGCCTGGATGTACTTCCTGATGATCAATTATTTCGGGAAACCCTACGTGGCCACGACGGCCGCGACGGATCCCGGCTTCCCGATCGTTCCCGCCGCCGATGCCACGATCACCGATTTCACCAGGGCATCGGTGCAGGAGGTATATGATTTTATCGTGAAGGATCTTACAGACGCTTTACCTCATCTGCCGGACCAGATCACCAACCGGCACCGCCTGTCAAAAGCCGCGGGAGCGGCCATTCTCGGGAAGGTGTACATGTTCATGGGCAGATTCGGCGAAGCGTTGCCGCATCTCAACACCGCGGTGGCCGGCTTTGCGGCTTCCGCTTTTCCCGTTACGCTGTACGACTACAATGTCACCTTTGCGCCGGGAGGGGTGTTTTTGCCGATAGGCCCAACCGGCCCCACTTACCCGGCGGCGAACCTGAACCCGGAGAATGCCTTCATCAAACAGACGCTCAACAACTGGAACCTCACCAGCAACGACATCCTGATCAGTCCTGAAACGATGGCGCTGTTCGGCGCTTCGGATCTGCGGCTGAAATTCTATTCCAAAACACCTTACCCGACCGGCGCCGCCTTTCCTGCCGGCATCCACAGACGGACCGGGCCGGGCCTGATACAGCAGGGCGTCATCGTGCCGGATGTGATCCTGCTGCAGGCTGAATGCAAAGCAAGGCTCAACGACCTCGCCGGCGCCCAAGCTGCCGTGGAAACGTTGCGAAAGAAACGCATGCCCGCTGCCGGAGCGGCGGTGCCGGCAGCTGTTGCAGGTAACCAGCAGGCCCTGGTGAAATACATCCTCGAAGAACGCATCCGGGAGTTCGCCGGGCAGGGCTTCCGCTGGTTCGACATGCGCCGGCTATCTGTAGACCCCGTGTATAAAAGCACGGTAGGGTACACCCACAAAGTGTATGGCCCGGCCGGCGAAGTGACCGCCAGCTACACCCTCCGTCCGGAACGGTTCGTACTGCGGTTCACGCAGAAATTAATGGACCAGAACCCCGGTATGGAAAACAACCCGTAGCACCGGTACAATCAACCCGTTAAAAAATCAGGCAGATGAAAAAAACAATTGCAACAATCATTTTACTGGCGGTCTTACCGTTTGCCGCCATGGCCCAGGCATTTACCATAAAAGTAAAGCTGCTTGAGGGGACCGGGCCGCAGCTCAGGCTGGCCTACAAAACAGGCGATGGTTTCACAATAGATTCGTCCCGCAACATAGAGAACGGATGGTATGTATTCAGGGGAAGCACGGATGAAATCAAAATCGCTACCCTTACGGTGGTGGATAAAGCCCCTGCCGCCACCACAGGTAAAACGTGGACCATCCCGGCCGTTTTATCATTTGTGCTGACGAATGAGGAGATCGTTATCCGGGGAGACGCGAAACGCATTTATATGGCGGACGTGAGCGGCGGTGTCGCGAACAGCGAATGGGCCCCTATCAAACCGCAGCAGGCCGGCATCATGGAAGAGCTCTACATGGCTACGAAAGCGTTGTATGAACAGGGAGACAGTGCAAAAAAGGACTACATAAAAACGCTGCAGGCCAAAAACACCGGCCTCAAACGGCAGTTCATACAAACGCGGCCGGATGCCTTCATCAGCCTGTACTTTTTGTATACCATGCAGCATAGCATGCCCTTTGACAGCCTGGATGCCATTTATGCCGGGCTGTCTCCCCGGTACAAAACCACCACCGTCGCCAAAGACCTCTCGGAAAGAATTACCGCCATCAAGGCCACCGCACCCGGCAGGCCGGCCATAGAACTGAAGAGAAAGGACATGCAGGGCAACCTGGTAACACTCTCTTCGCTGAAGGGGAAGTATGTATTGCTCGACTTCTGGGGAAGCTGGTGCGGGCCCTGCCGTAAAAGCCATCCTCATCTGAAGGAGGCGTATCAAAAGTACAGGAGCCGGGGATTCGAGATCGTGGGAGTGGCCCATGAGCGCAGCAAAGACCTGGAAGGCAGGCGAAAATCCTGGCTGGATGCGGTAAAGGCGGACGGTATCGGCTGGGTGCAGGTACTGGATGAAGACGGGTCCGGAGAGGATAATATCGTGGAGGCCTATGGCGTATCCGCATTCCCCACCAAAATACTGCTCGACAAGGAAGGCAGGATCATCACCCGCCTGGTGGGCAACGACCCCAAAGAACTGGATACCGCACTTGAGAAACTCATGGGAAAATAGCCTATGTGTACCCCCCGAACAGGCATTTACCAAAACCCTTTATAAAACAAAAATCTATGAGATCGAATTCCACACAACGAAAACAACTTGTCCGAACATTACCCAGGCTGGCGGCAGCAGGTCTAACCCTTTTGCTGACGGGCACCGCCGCCGCACAAACGGTGCGCACGGCGGCCAGCGCTTCGCAGCTGACCACGGCCATTGCAGCGTCGGCCCCGGGCGACACCATTGTGATGACCAACGGCACCTGGACCAATGTTTCCATTAACTTCAACGCGACGGCCACCGCCACACAGGCCGTGGTGCTCCGCGCGCAGACGCCCGGCAAGGTGATACTGAACGGCAATTCCAGCCTCACGTTCTCCACCCCGTACCTCATTGCGAGCGGCCTCTGTTTCAAAGGCGGCGCTTTGACCGGTGGCGCGATCGTACGCTTCAGTTCCAATTATTGCCGGCTCACCAATTCCGCCATCCTGAACTACAACCCGCCATCCCGGTCCACGAGTTATTACTGGGTCAACTTCGCCGGTTCCAACAATCGCGTGGACAGCTGTTACTTCACCGGCAAGAACCACCATCAGCCCACTATCGGGAACGAGCCCACCAATTGCAGGTACAACAAGGTAGACCACTGTTACTTCAAGGATATGGGCGGATCGGGCAACGGGTCGGAGATATTCCGCATCTGGGGTTATGGCAGGAACGAAGAGCTGGGG encodes:
- a CDS encoding TlpA disulfide reductase family protein; the protein is MKKTIATIILLAVLPFAAMAQAFTIKVKLLEGTGPQLRLAYKTGDGFTIDSSRNIENGWYVFRGSTDEIKIATLTVVDKAPAATTGKTWTIPAVLSFVLTNEEIVIRGDAKRIYMADVSGGVANSEWAPIKPQQAGIMEELYMATKALYEQGDSAKKDYIKTLQAKNTGLKRQFIQTRPDAFISLYFLYTMQHSMPFDSLDAIYAGLSPRYKTTTVAKDLSERITAIKATAPGRPAIELKRKDMQGNLVTLSSLKGKYVLLDFWGSWCGPCRKSHPHLKEAYQKYRSRGFEIVGVAHERSKDLEGRRKSWLDAVKADGIGWVQVLDEDGSGEDNIVEAYGVSAFPTKILLDKEGRIITRLVGNDPKELDTALEKLMGK
- a CDS encoding RagB/SusD family nutrient uptake outer membrane protein; the encoded protein is MQRNTTYFRLIKYALLPAMLLASCSKGFLELTPKGRLIAKTTAEYQTLLANFDLEVLNTADPMAQMGMGDELAAASQYFNVSELRTQRVFGWENDLYDPAEDAGEITAPMSNIYLYTKVVNEVMQSEGGTEEAKKSVQAQAKTGRAWMYFLMINYFGKPYVATTAATDPGFPIVPAADATITDFTRASVQEVYDFIVKDLTDALPHLPDQITNRHRLSKAAGAAILGKVYMFMGRFGEALPHLNTAVAGFAASAFPVTLYDYNVTFAPGGVFLPIGPTGPTYPAANLNPENAFIKQTLNNWNLTSNDILISPETMALFGASDLRLKFYSKTPYPTGAAFPAGIHRRTGPGLIQQGVIVPDVILLQAECKARLNDLAGAQAAVETLRKKRMPAAGAAVPAAVAGNQQALVKYILEERIREFAGQGFRWFDMRRLSVDPVYKSTVGYTHKVYGPAGEVTASYTLRPERFVLRFTQKLMDQNPGMENNP